The following are from one region of the Edwardsiella tarda ATCC 15947 = NBRC 105688 genome:
- a CDS encoding lysoplasmalogenase produces MSWAFLAVLFSGWLYVDASYRGPSWQRWLFKPLTLLLLLLLGWNAPQLGPSGYFILCGLLATLIADALLLLPRERMLYAIGALFLSQLLYTIGFASGMTMALYWPPLLILLAIGVVLLAIIWGRLDTLRWPVVTYVAMMLVMVWMAGAQYFARGDDQGFSLLLGAWLLLLANSIWLIDRFRVQFRAAGAIIAFGYFVGLFLIVRSLYL; encoded by the coding sequence ATGAGTTGGGCATTTCTGGCGGTTCTTTTTTCCGGCTGGCTATATGTCGATGCCAGTTACCGAGGCCCGAGCTGGCAACGCTGGCTATTTAAGCCGTTAACGCTGTTGTTACTGCTGTTGCTGGGCTGGAATGCCCCGCAGCTCGGCCCGAGCGGTTACTTTATCTTGTGCGGCTTGCTGGCGACATTGATCGCCGATGCCTTGCTGCTACTGCCGCGCGAGCGGATGCTCTATGCCATCGGCGCCCTATTCCTCAGCCAGTTGCTGTATACCATCGGCTTCGCCAGCGGTATGACCATGGCCCTGTACTGGCCCCCGCTGCTGATCCTGCTGGCTATCGGTGTGGTGCTCCTGGCCATCATCTGGGGGAGATTGGATACGCTGCGTTGGCCGGTCGTGACCTATGTGGCGATGATGTTGGTGATGGTCTGGATGGCGGGGGCGCAATACTTCGCTCGCGGCGACGATCAGGGCTTCTCCCTGTTGCTCGGCGCCTGGCTGCTGCTGTTAGCCAATAGCATCTGGCTGATCGATCGCTTCCGCGTCCAATTCCGCGCCGCCGGCGCCATCATCGCCTTCGGCTACTTCGTCGGTCTTTTCCTGATCGTCCGCTCGCTGTATCTGTGA
- the fdhE gene encoding formate dehydrogenase accessory protein FdhE, translating into MSIRILPQEQLGNEHRTSALGPIPPLLLPHLQHLYSRRAARLRTLAEENPLGDYLRFAAELADAQQQALFDHPLTLDLAPVIANAASCGTPPLDIKTFARTPHWQRLLLAIIAELRPNAAAHILPVLEGLEKCAAGEREALASALLAGDYATVGSDRALFLWAALSLYWAQMASQLPGRAQADYGEQRHFCPVCGSMPVSSVVHIGGSNGLRYLHCGLCESEWHMVRVKCSNCEESRDLSYWSLESEQAAVKAESCGDCGSYLKILYQEKEAELDAVADDLATLLLDAKMEEAGFARSSLNPFLFPAE; encoded by the coding sequence ATGAGCATCCGTATTCTTCCGCAAGAGCAGCTCGGTAACGAACACCGTACCAGCGCCTTGGGTCCGATTCCTCCTCTGCTGCTGCCTCACCTCCAGCATCTCTACAGCCGACGCGCGGCACGTCTGCGCACCCTGGCCGAAGAGAATCCGCTCGGTGACTACCTGCGCTTCGCCGCCGAATTGGCCGATGCCCAGCAACAGGCACTCTTCGACCACCCGCTAACGCTCGATCTCGCGCCGGTCATCGCCAACGCGGCCTCCTGTGGTACGCCGCCGCTCGACATCAAGACCTTTGCCCGTACCCCGCACTGGCAACGCCTGCTGTTAGCCATCATCGCCGAACTCCGCCCCAACGCGGCCGCACATATCTTGCCGGTTCTCGAAGGGTTGGAGAAGTGTGCCGCCGGCGAGCGCGAAGCCCTGGCCAGCGCCCTGCTAGCGGGTGACTATGCCACTGTCGGCAGCGATCGCGCCCTGTTCCTGTGGGCGGCGCTCTCCCTCTACTGGGCGCAGATGGCGAGCCAGCTACCGGGGCGAGCGCAAGCCGACTACGGCGAGCAACGCCACTTCTGCCCGGTGTGCGGTAGCATGCCGGTGAGTAGCGTGGTCCATATCGGCGGCAGCAACGGTCTGCGCTACCTGCACTGTGGTTTGTGCGAAAGCGAATGGCATATGGTGCGCGTGAAGTGCAGTAACTGCGAGGAGAGCCGCGATCTGAGCTATTGGTCGCTGGAGAGCGAGCAGGCGGCGGTGAAAGCCGAGAGCTGCGGCGACTGCGGCAGCTACCTGAAGATCCTGTATCAGGAGAAGGAAGCCGAACTCGACGCCGTCGCCGACGATCTCGCCACCCTATTGCTGGATGCCAAGATGGAGGAAGCGGGCTTCGCGCGCAGCAGCCTCAACCCGTTCCTGTTCCCGGCAGAGTAA
- the fdhD gene encoding formate dehydrogenase accessory sulfurtransferase FdhD, whose product MNKRVDPASHNVCGATTHQVWSRTDLTQAHPDWVANEVPVALVYNGISHVVMMASPKDLEAFALGFSLSEGIIRTPQDIYGIEVQTACQGLEVQIELSSRCFMALKARRRSLAGRTGCGVCGVEQIGDALRPLAPLPFQQRFDLAVLDRALAQLRDVQTIGNLTGCTHAAAWLDEQGTLLGGCEDVGRHVALDKLLGRRAHQPTWQAGALLVSSRASYEMVQKAAMCGVEILFAVSAATTLAIEVAERCNLTLVGFCRPGKGTIFTHPQRLYGA is encoded by the coding sequence GTGAATAAGCGCGTAGATCCGGCGTCACATAACGTGTGTGGCGCCACGACGCATCAGGTCTGGTCGCGTACCGACCTGACGCAGGCACACCCCGACTGGGTAGCGAATGAAGTCCCCGTCGCCTTGGTGTATAACGGGATTTCCCATGTGGTGATGATGGCCTCGCCGAAGGATCTGGAGGCGTTTGCTCTCGGTTTTTCCCTCTCTGAGGGGATCATTCGTACGCCGCAGGATATCTATGGTATTGAGGTGCAGACGGCCTGCCAGGGACTCGAGGTGCAGATCGAACTGTCGAGCCGTTGCTTCATGGCATTGAAGGCGCGTCGGCGTTCATTGGCCGGGCGTACCGGCTGTGGGGTCTGTGGCGTTGAACAGATCGGCGATGCGTTGCGTCCTCTGGCGCCGTTACCCTTCCAGCAACGCTTCGATCTGGCCGTATTGGATCGGGCTTTGGCACAGTTACGCGATGTGCAGACGATCGGCAACCTGACCGGTTGCACCCATGCCGCCGCCTGGCTGGATGAACAGGGTACCCTATTAGGTGGCTGTGAGGATGTCGGGCGCCACGTGGCGCTGGATAAACTGCTGGGGCGGCGTGCCCATCAACCGACCTGGCAGGCGGGGGCATTACTGGTTTCGAGCCGCGCCAGTTATGAGATGGTACAGAAGGCGGCGATGTGTGGCGTCGAAATCCTATTTGCCGTCTCCGCCGCGACCACGTTAGCCATCGAGGTGGCGGAGCGCTGCAACCTGACGCTGGTTGGTTTTTGCCGCCCCGGTAAGGGGACCATCTTTACGCATCCACAACGGCTGTATGGTGCCTGA
- the fdnG gene encoding formate dehydrogenase-N subunit alpha — MQVSRRQFFRICAGGMAGTTAAVLGFAPSLALAQTRQYKLLRAKETRNTCTYCSVGCGLLMYSLGDGAKNAKENIFHIEGDPDHPVNRGALCPKGAGLIDFIHSESRLQYPEYRAPGSNAWQRISWDEAFTRIARLIKQDRDANFIATNEQGVTVNRWLSTGMLCASASSNETGYLTQKFSRSLGMLAVDNQARVUHGPTVASLAPTFGRGAMTNHWVDIKNANLIVVMGGNAAEAHPVGFRWAMEAKIHNNAKLIVIDPRFTRTASVADFYTPIRSGTDIVFLSGVLRYLIDNNKINAEYVKNYTNASLLVREDFSFEEGLFSGYDAEKRRYDKSSWNYQFDEQGFAKRDDTLQDPRCVWNLLRQHVARYTPEVVENLCGTPRADFLQVCEYIAETSAPDKTTSFLYALGWTQHTVGAQNIRTMAMIQLLLGNMGMAGGGVNALRGHSNIQGLTDLGLLSTSLPGYLSLPSEKQPDLASYLAATTPKPTLPGQVNYWGNTPKFFVSLMKAFYGDKAQAQNNWGFDWLPKWDKGYDVLQYFEMMSQGKVNGYICQGFNPVASFPNKNKVIDCLSKLKFLVTIDPLNTETASFWQNHGELNAVDPSTIQTEVFRLPSTCFAEEEGSIVNSGRWLQWHWKGADAPGIALNDGAILSGIFLRLREMYAKEGGALPEAVLNMSWDYLTPDNPHPEEVARENNGRALADLVDPTSGAVIVKKGQQLSSFAQLRDDGSTASGCWIFAGSWTEAGNQMARRDNSDPSGLGNTLGWAWAWPLNRRILYNRASADPAGKPWDPKRELLHWDGAKWVGIDIADYSNAPPNSGVGPFIMQPEGMGRLFAIDKMAEGPFPEHYEPFETPLGTNPLHPNVVSNPAARVFKDDLAQMGKAEQFPYVGTTYRLTEHFHYWTKHALLNAIIQPEQFVEIGERLANSKGIAHGDTVKVSSNRGYIKAKAVVTKRLRTLKVNGKEVDTIGIPIHWGYLGVARPGFLANTLTPFVGDANTQTPEYKAFLVNVEKV, encoded by the coding sequence ATGCAAGTCAGCAGAAGACAATTCTTCAGGATCTGCGCTGGCGGTATGGCAGGAACAACGGCTGCGGTGTTGGGGTTCGCCCCATCACTGGCTTTAGCGCAGACCCGGCAGTACAAACTACTGCGCGCTAAAGAGACCCGTAACACCTGTACATACTGTTCCGTTGGTTGTGGGCTGTTGATGTACAGCCTAGGTGATGGCGCCAAAAACGCCAAAGAGAACATCTTCCATATCGAGGGGGATCCGGATCATCCTGTTAACCGTGGCGCGCTGTGCCCGAAGGGCGCCGGCCTTATCGACTTCATTCACAGCGAATCCCGTCTTCAGTACCCGGAATATCGCGCCCCGGGCTCCAACGCCTGGCAGCGCATCAGTTGGGATGAAGCCTTCACCCGCATCGCTCGCCTGATCAAGCAAGACCGCGACGCCAACTTTATCGCCACCAACGAGCAGGGCGTCACCGTCAACCGCTGGCTGAGTACCGGGATGCTGTGCGCCTCGGCCTCCAGCAACGAAACCGGCTACCTGACGCAGAAATTCAGCCGTTCACTGGGGATGCTGGCAGTCGATAACCAAGCGCGTGTCTGACACGGACCAACGGTAGCAAGTCTTGCTCCAACATTTGGTCGCGGTGCCATGACCAACCACTGGGTCGACATCAAGAACGCCAATCTGATCGTGGTGATGGGCGGTAATGCCGCCGAAGCGCACCCGGTCGGCTTCCGCTGGGCGATGGAAGCCAAGATCCATAACAACGCCAAGTTGATCGTCATCGATCCGCGCTTTACCCGTACCGCCTCCGTGGCCGATTTCTATACGCCGATCCGCTCGGGTACCGATATCGTCTTCCTGTCCGGGGTCCTGCGCTATCTGATCGATAACAACAAGATCAATGCCGAGTATGTGAAGAACTACACCAACGCCAGTCTGTTAGTGCGTGAGGACTTCAGCTTCGAGGAGGGTCTGTTCAGCGGCTACGACGCCGAGAAGCGCCGTTACGACAAGAGTAGCTGGAACTACCAGTTTGACGAACAGGGCTTCGCCAAGCGTGACGATACCCTGCAGGATCCCCGTTGCGTATGGAACCTGTTGCGTCAACATGTCGCGCGTTACACGCCGGAAGTGGTCGAGAACCTCTGTGGCACCCCGCGCGCCGACTTCCTCCAGGTATGTGAATATATCGCCGAGACCAGCGCGCCGGATAAGACCACCTCCTTCCTGTATGCCTTGGGCTGGACCCAACATACGGTCGGCGCACAAAACATCCGCACCATGGCGATGATCCAGCTGCTGCTGGGCAACATGGGGATGGCAGGCGGTGGCGTCAACGCCCTGCGCGGTCACTCTAACATTCAAGGGTTGACCGACCTGGGGCTTCTCTCCACCAGCCTGCCGGGTTACCTCAGCCTGCCGTCGGAGAAACAACCGGATCTCGCCAGCTACCTGGCGGCCACCACGCCGAAGCCAACCCTGCCCGGTCAGGTCAACTACTGGGGCAATACGCCCAAGTTCTTCGTCAGCCTGATGAAGGCCTTCTATGGCGATAAGGCACAGGCACAGAATAACTGGGGCTTCGACTGGTTGCCGAAGTGGGACAAGGGCTATGACGTCCTACAGTATTTCGAGATGATGTCGCAAGGTAAGGTCAACGGCTATATCTGCCAAGGCTTTAACCCGGTCGCTTCCTTCCCGAATAAAAACAAGGTAATCGACTGTCTCTCCAAGCTGAAATTCTTGGTAACTATCGATCCGCTGAACACCGAGACCGCCAGCTTCTGGCAGAATCACGGTGAGCTGAATGCGGTCGATCCGTCCACCATTCAGACCGAGGTGTTCCGCCTGCCATCGACCTGCTTCGCCGAGGAGGAGGGTTCTATCGTCAACTCGGGCCGCTGGTTACAGTGGCACTGGAAAGGCGCCGATGCCCCGGGGATCGCCCTCAATGACGGTGCGATCCTCTCCGGCATCTTCCTGCGTCTGCGCGAGATGTATGCGAAAGAGGGGGGCGCGCTGCCGGAGGCGGTGCTGAACATGTCTTGGGACTACCTGACGCCGGACAACCCACATCCGGAAGAGGTCGCGCGCGAGAATAACGGACGCGCCCTGGCCGATCTGGTCGATCCGACCAGTGGTGCGGTGATCGTCAAGAAGGGGCAACAGCTCAGCTCGTTCGCCCAGTTGCGTGACGATGGCAGTACCGCCAGCGGCTGCTGGATCTTCGCCGGTAGCTGGACCGAAGCGGGTAACCAGATGGCGCGTCGTGACAACAGCGATCCCTCCGGTCTGGGTAACACCCTGGGCTGGGCCTGGGCGTGGCCGCTTAACCGTCGCATCCTGTACAACCGCGCCTCGGCCGATCCGGCAGGGAAACCCTGGGATCCCAAGCGTGAACTGCTGCACTGGGATGGCGCCAAGTGGGTCGGTATCGATATCGCCGACTACAGCAATGCACCGCCCAACAGCGGCGTCGGGCCATTCATCATGCAGCCGGAGGGGATGGGGCGTCTGTTCGCCATCGATAAGATGGCCGAGGGGCCGTTCCCAGAACACTATGAGCCGTTCGAAACGCCGCTGGGAACCAACCCGCTGCACCCGAACGTGGTCTCCAACCCGGCGGCACGTGTCTTCAAGGACGATCTGGCGCAGATGGGCAAGGCGGAACAGTTCCCCTATGTCGGTACGACCTATCGCCTGACCGAGCACTTCCACTACTGGACTAAACACGCGCTGCTGAACGCGATCATCCAACCGGAACAGTTCGTGGAGATCGGTGAGCGCCTGGCCAACAGCAAGGGTATCGCCCATGGCGATACGGTTAAGGTCAGCTCTAACCGTGGCTATATCAAGGCGAAGGCGGTGGTAACCAAACGCCTACGCACCCTGAAGGTCAACGGCAAGGAGGTCGATACCATCGGCATCCCGATCCACTGGGGTTACCTGGGCGTAGCGCGTCCCGGTTTCTTGGCCAACACACTGACGCCATTCGTCGGTGACGCCAATACGCAGACGCCGGAGTACAAGGCGTTCCTGGTTAACGTGGAAAAGGTGTAA
- a CDS encoding DUF2500 family protein: MSRPPLFFIIVVVVIALLAAQRFVQQRRQSAADAAAIAHSLRATLTEKQALPSPLRSRQREEIVAETQRYRVQFSAVDGSALRFTLPEQACAELVPGMQGILRVQGSRFISFTPDAA; this comes from the coding sequence ATGAGTCGGCCGCCGTTGTTCTTCATCATCGTGGTGGTGGTGATTGCCCTGCTGGCGGCTCAGCGTTTTGTTCAGCAGCGCCGCCAGAGCGCGGCCGATGCGGCGGCGATAGCGCATAGTTTGCGAGCGACGCTGACGGAGAAGCAGGCCTTGCCTTCGCCATTGCGTTCGCGTCAACGGGAAGAGATCGTTGCCGAAACGCAGCGTTATCGCGTGCAATTCAGTGCTGTGGACGGTAGCGCGCTGCGTTTTACCCTACCCGAGCAGGCGTGCGCCGAGTTAGTCCCAGGCATGCAGGGTATTCTGCGGGTGCAGGGTAGCCGTTTTATCAGCTTTACCCCCGACGCCGCCTGA
- the fdxH gene encoding formate dehydrogenase subunit beta gives MSMQSQDIIRRSATNSLTPPPNGRNHQEEVAKLIDVTTCVGCKACQVGCSEWNDIRDEVGHCVGVYDNPADLTAKSWTVMRFSEVEENGKLEWLIRKDGCMHCADPGCLKACPSAGAIIQYANGIVDFQSEHCIGCGYCIAGCPFNVPRMNPEDKRVYKCTLCVDRVAVGQEPACVKTCPTGAIHFGTKEAMKTLAAERVSELQGRGFANAGLYDPPGVGGTHVMYVLHHADRPELYHNLPKDPQIATPITLWKDVLKPVAFAGFIATFIGLIYHYIAVGPNTEEEDDDDQGHSDVGTTTPHDADQPHAKKEDSHEQK, from the coding sequence TTGTCAATGCAATCTCAAGACATTATCAGGCGTTCGGCCACCAACTCCCTGACGCCGCCGCCTAATGGGCGTAATCACCAGGAAGAGGTCGCCAAGCTGATCGACGTCACCACCTGTGTCGGCTGTAAAGCCTGCCAGGTGGGCTGTTCGGAATGGAACGATATCCGTGATGAAGTCGGTCACTGCGTCGGGGTGTATGACAACCCCGCCGATTTGACGGCCAAGTCCTGGACGGTGATGCGCTTCTCCGAAGTGGAGGAGAACGGCAAACTGGAGTGGCTGATCCGCAAAGATGGCTGCATGCACTGCGCCGATCCCGGCTGCCTGAAAGCCTGTCCCTCGGCGGGGGCGATCATCCAGTACGCCAACGGCATCGTCGACTTCCAATCGGAGCACTGCATCGGCTGCGGCTACTGCATCGCCGGTTGTCCGTTCAACGTGCCGCGGATGAATCCGGAAGATAAGCGGGTATATAAATGTACCCTGTGCGTCGACCGCGTCGCCGTCGGTCAGGAACCGGCTTGCGTCAAGACCTGCCCGACGGGCGCCATTCACTTTGGCACCAAAGAGGCGATGAAAACCCTGGCCGCCGAGCGCGTTAGCGAACTACAGGGCCGTGGTTTCGCCAATGCCGGTCTGTACGATCCGCCCGGGGTTGGCGGCACCCATGTGATGTATGTGTTGCATCATGCCGATCGGCCAGAGTTGTATCACAACCTGCCGAAGGATCCGCAGATCGCGACGCCAATCACCCTGTGGAAGGATGTGCTCAAGCCGGTCGCCTTTGCCGGATTTATCGCGACCTTTATCGGCCTGATCTACCACTACATCGCCGTCGGCCCCAACACGGAAGAGGAGGACGATGACGATCAGGGGCACTCAGACGTCGGCACGACGACGCCGCACGACGCCGATCAGCCGCACGCCAAGAAGGAGGATAGCCATGAGCAAAAATAA
- the pldB gene encoding lysophospholipase L2, with the protein MTSISSISHGWLTRERGFAAFSTGPLLDFWQRRQEAEFIGVDGVPIRYVVLRAAQHTRAILVVPGRIESYMKYPELAYDLFLSGYDVVIIDHRGQGTSGRLLADRHRGHVERFTDYVDDLQQLWQRELLAHPYRQRFLLAHSMGGAISALFLARRPRGLTAAALCAPMTGIRLPLPRWLARPILAWAGRREIRRTRYALGTGYWRPLPFMVNELTHSRVRYRRFLRYYSDYPQLQVGGPTYHWVAESLAAAELAIANASQITVPLLLLQAAEDRVVDNASHLRFCQALTAAGNAPWGGAPLVITGARHEILFERDSQRAAALTAIMRFFAQFTESSAPTAANSS; encoded by the coding sequence ATGACCTCGATCTCCTCCATAAGTCACGGCTGGCTGACGCGTGAGCGTGGCTTTGCCGCCTTTTCCACCGGCCCATTGCTGGATTTTTGGCAACGGCGTCAGGAGGCGGAGTTTATCGGCGTCGATGGCGTGCCGATCCGCTATGTGGTGTTGCGCGCGGCGCAGCATACTCGCGCCATCCTGGTGGTGCCGGGCCGGATAGAGAGCTATATGAAGTATCCGGAGCTGGCCTACGATCTGTTTCTCAGTGGCTACGATGTGGTGATCATCGACCATCGCGGGCAGGGCACCTCTGGACGCCTCTTGGCCGATCGTCATCGTGGTCACGTCGAGCGTTTCACCGACTACGTGGACGATCTTCAACAGTTGTGGCAACGAGAGCTACTGGCTCATCCTTATCGCCAGCGCTTCCTGTTGGCCCATTCGATGGGGGGGGCGATCAGTGCGCTGTTTCTGGCGCGTCGTCCGCGTGGGCTGACCGCCGCCGCCCTCTGCGCCCCAATGACCGGTATTCGCTTGCCGTTGCCGCGTTGGCTGGCACGCCCCATCTTGGCCTGGGCTGGCCGCCGTGAGATACGACGCACCCGTTACGCGTTAGGCACTGGCTACTGGCGCCCGTTGCCGTTTATGGTCAATGAGTTGACGCACAGTCGCGTGCGCTACCGTCGTTTTTTACGCTACTATTCTGATTATCCCCAGCTCCAGGTGGGCGGGCCGACCTATCATTGGGTCGCCGAGAGCCTCGCCGCCGCCGAGTTGGCCATTGCCAACGCCTCACAGATTACGGTTCCGTTGCTTCTGCTCCAGGCCGCCGAGGATCGGGTGGTGGACAATGCTTCACATCTGCGTTTTTGTCAGGCACTCACCGCCGCCGGCAACGCCCCTTGGGGCGGAGCGCCGTTGGTCATTACAGGTGCACGCCATGAGATCCTGTTTGAACGGGACAGCCAGCGTGCCGCCGCGTTAACTGCCATCATGCGGTTTTTCGCGCAATTTACCGAATCATCGGCACCTACTGCCGCCAACTCCTCTTGA
- the fdnI gene encoding formate dehydrogenase-N subunit gamma, with translation MSKNNLILRTRFIDRACHWTVVISFFLVALSGIALFFPTLQWLTETFGTPQMGRILHPFFGVLIFVTLLVMFFRFVKYNLFSRQDIPWFKGIVEVLKGNEHLVARVGKYNPGQKAMFWSIMSLILVLLVTGIIIWRPYFADLFPIPLVRYALLLHAIAAIVLIQAILVHIYMAFWVKGSIKGMIEGKVSRRWARKHHPRWLQEVEEQEARTKKAPR, from the coding sequence ATGAGCAAAAATAACCTCATCCTGCGCACCCGATTTATCGATCGGGCCTGCCACTGGACGGTGGTGATCTCCTTCTTCCTGGTTGCGCTGTCCGGGATCGCGTTGTTCTTTCCGACGCTCCAGTGGTTAACAGAGACCTTTGGCACACCGCAGATGGGGCGTATCCTGCACCCCTTCTTCGGCGTATTGATCTTTGTTACCCTGCTGGTGATGTTTTTCCGTTTCGTGAAATATAACCTGTTCAGCCGCCAAGACATTCCCTGGTTTAAGGGAATCGTCGAGGTACTGAAAGGTAACGAACACCTCGTGGCACGTGTCGGTAAGTACAACCCGGGACAGAAGGCGATGTTCTGGAGCATCATGAGCTTGATTCTGGTGCTATTGGTCACCGGTATCATCATCTGGCGCCCCTACTTCGCGGACCTTTTCCCGATCCCCCTGGTGCGTTATGCCCTATTGCTGCACGCCATCGCCGCCATCGTGCTGATCCAAGCCATCCTGGTTCATATCTACATGGCGTTCTGGGTGAAAGGCTCGATCAAGGGCATGATCGAAGGTAAGGTCAGTCGCCGCTGGGCCAGAAAGCATCATCCACGCTGGCTGCAAGAGGTGGAAGAACAGGAGGCGCGTACCAAGAAAGCGCCTCGCTAA
- a CDS encoding DUF1145 family protein codes for MWINLGRLLMLGVWGFMLANLLHAFPRPLNIFVNVAMVFTVLMHGLQVTLLKSTLPADNRKLGFWQELRIFLFGVFELLAWQKRQPRNKP; via the coding sequence ATGTGGATTAATCTGGGTCGCTTGCTGATGCTGGGCGTATGGGGGTTTATGTTGGCGAACCTGTTGCATGCCTTCCCGCGCCCACTGAATATTTTCGTCAACGTCGCGATGGTTTTCACCGTGTTAATGCACGGCCTACAGGTCACCCTGCTGAAGAGCACCCTGCCAGCCGATAACCGTAAGCTGGGATTCTGGCAGGAGCTGCGCATCTTCCTGTTCGGCGTATTCGAGCTACTCGCCTGGCAGAAGAGGCAGCCCCGCAACAAGCCCTAA
- the yigL gene encoding sugar/pyridoxal phosphate phosphatase YigL produces MYQIVASDMDGTLLSPAHTLTPFARDTLRLLTQQGVNFVFATGRHHIDIAQVRDSLGIKAFMITSNGARVHDPLGELIFSHNVDPDIAHDLFTIVHDDPAILTNVYRNDDWFMNREDPSQREFFQESVFHYHVFEPAMLPTDGICKVYYTCADHERLLPLEAAINARWGDRVNVSFSLPTCLEVMAGGVSKGHALEYVARRLGYTLRDCIAFGDGMNDLEMLEMAGKGCIMADAHQRLKDLLAQCEVIGSNADDAVPHYLRQMYLHQA; encoded by the coding sequence ATGTATCAGATTGTAGCTTCGGACATGGACGGTACCCTGCTGTCTCCCGCCCATACCCTGACCCCGTTCGCCCGCGATACCCTGCGTCTGTTGACCCAACAGGGGGTGAACTTCGTGTTCGCCACTGGCCGCCATCACATCGATATCGCACAGGTACGTGATAGCTTAGGGATTAAAGCCTTCATGATCACCTCGAACGGCGCTCGGGTGCATGACCCGCTCGGCGAGCTGATCTTCAGCCATAACGTCGATCCGGATATTGCCCACGATCTCTTCACGATCGTGCACGATGATCCGGCGATCCTTACCAATGTCTACCGTAACGACGACTGGTTTATGAATCGTGAAGATCCCTCGCAGCGTGAGTTCTTCCAGGAGTCGGTGTTCCATTACCACGTCTTCGAGCCGGCGATGCTGCCGACGGATGGCATCTGCAAGGTCTATTACACCTGCGCCGACCATGAGCGGCTGTTGCCACTCGAGGCGGCGATCAACGCGCGCTGGGGCGATCGGGTCAATGTCAGCTTCTCGCTGCCCACTTGTTTGGAGGTGATGGCCGGTGGGGTATCGAAGGGACATGCGTTGGAGTATGTGGCGCGTCGCCTGGGTTATACGCTGCGCGATTGCATCGCCTTTGGCGATGGTATGAATGACCTGGAGATGCTCGAGATGGCTGGCAAGGGGTGCATCATGGCCGATGCCCATCAGCGCCTGAAAGATCTCCTTGCGCAGTGCGAGGTGATCGGCAGTAACGCCGATGATGCGGTGCCGCACTATCTGCGTCAGATGTACTTACATCAGGCCTGA
- the yiiM gene encoding 6-hydroxyaminopurine reductase — translation MHYPEVYIGRCAPFVGGKNSAIAKRQMADALVLQRLGLAGDEQAELRVHGGADRALCHYPREHYAYWRQCYPQQAERFEAALFGENLSTLGLDESSVFIGDIYRWGEALIQVTQPRSPCYKLNQLLATEDFAYQMQQSGRCGWLYRVLSEGRVGERHPLELVTRNSEISVAECIAIVLHMPFDQAEYRRLLACAGLAASWTKTLQNRLLQGRIESMNRRLYGRE, via the coding sequence ATGCACTATCCCGAAGTCTATATTGGCCGCTGTGCCCCATTTGTCGGCGGAAAGAACAGTGCTATCGCCAAACGTCAGATGGCGGATGCGCTGGTATTGCAGCGTTTGGGGTTGGCTGGCGATGAACAGGCGGAGCTACGCGTGCATGGCGGTGCCGATCGGGCATTGTGTCACTATCCGCGTGAGCACTATGCCTACTGGCGTCAATGCTATCCGCAGCAGGCGGAGCGCTTCGAGGCGGCGTTATTCGGTGAGAATCTTTCTACCCTGGGGTTGGATGAGTCGTCGGTCTTTATCGGCGATATTTACCGTTGGGGAGAGGCGTTGATCCAGGTGACTCAGCCCCGCTCACCCTGCTATAAGCTGAATCAGCTATTGGCTACCGAAGATTTCGCCTACCAGATGCAGCAGAGCGGTCGTTGCGGTTGGCTATACCGGGTGCTGTCGGAGGGGCGTGTCGGTGAGCGTCATCCATTGGAGCTGGTGACGCGTAATAGTGAGATCAGCGTGGCGGAGTGTATCGCCATCGTCCTGCATATGCCGTTTGATCAGGCGGAATATCGTCGTTTGTTGGCTTGCGCCGGATTAGCGGCCAGTTGGACTAAGACGTTACAAAATCGCCTCTTACAGGGGCGCATCGAGTCGATGAATCGGCGTTTGTACGGTCGGGAATAA
- a CDS encoding DUF1820 family protein, which yields MSSQPLYRIQFMNNGKNYQLYVREIVQSNLFGFIEIADFIFGSQATLLVDPSEERLKNEFAGVTRSYIPIQAVIRIDAVTERGSASISDLGDNVAAFPLFSGKKPG from the coding sequence ATGTCCAGTCAGCCGCTATACCGCATCCAGTTTATGAATAACGGCAAAAACTATCAGCTGTATGTGCGGGAGATCGTACAGAGTAATCTGTTCGGTTTCATCGAGATCGCCGATTTTATCTTCGGTAGCCAGGCCACCTTATTGGTGGACCCGAGCGAGGAGAGACTGAAGAATGAATTCGCCGGTGTCACGCGTAGCTATATTCCGATCCAGGCGGTGATCCGCATCGATGCAGTCACCGAGCGAGGAAGCGCGAGCATCTCTGATCTGGGAGACAACGTGGCGGCCTTCCCTCTGTTTAGTGGGAAGAAACCCGGATGA